A genomic segment from Tuwongella immobilis encodes:
- a CDS encoding type II secretion system F family protein: MPTFKFEALDTQGEEVKDQIEATNEEEAQQKIKQMGYFVTKLTAVGLEKKGKKGKKKGPAGKKQKTFTLGGVSNKMLCTFTRQFSTLQDAGLPVLRSLRILENQMKPSALKNALIDVVDDVESGTTLSDSLARHPKCFDRLYVNMVRAGEAGGALEIILQRLADFKEKAQTLKRKIVGAMVYPSVVIFVAVGILTFIMVAIIPKFKKIFDEFGMKLPWATQVLIDTSNWFAAYWWVIPLFPMGIFFLLKLIRLSRAGNYALDRITLWIPVVGKLVEKTIVARTMRTLGTLVSSGVPILEALAIVRETANNAVFERAFQRVYESIREGDTISEPLRESRLVDDMVVNMIEVGEETGDLDTMLYKIADFYDEEVDTLVKSLISLLEPIMIVVLGFIIGAIVISLFLPLIKLLEGLSK, from the coding sequence ATGCCGACATTTAAGTTTGAAGCCCTCGATACTCAGGGCGAAGAAGTCAAAGACCAAATTGAGGCAACCAACGAAGAAGAAGCCCAGCAGAAAATTAAGCAGATGGGCTACTTCGTGACCAAACTCACCGCCGTGGGTTTGGAAAAGAAGGGGAAGAAGGGCAAAAAGAAGGGACCCGCCGGGAAGAAGCAAAAAACCTTCACCCTGGGCGGTGTCTCCAACAAGATGCTTTGCACCTTTACCCGACAGTTTTCCACGCTGCAAGATGCCGGTTTGCCGGTGCTTCGCAGCCTGCGAATTCTGGAAAATCAGATGAAACCCAGCGCATTGAAAAATGCGTTAATCGATGTGGTCGACGATGTCGAATCCGGGACAACGCTTTCGGATTCGTTAGCTCGTCACCCGAAATGTTTTGATCGTCTGTATGTGAACATGGTCCGCGCTGGGGAGGCCGGCGGTGCGTTGGAAATTATTCTTCAACGTCTCGCCGACTTCAAAGAAAAAGCCCAGACCCTGAAACGGAAAATCGTCGGCGCGATGGTATATCCGAGCGTCGTGATCTTCGTGGCCGTCGGGATTTTGACCTTTATCATGGTCGCAATTATCCCGAAGTTTAAGAAGATTTTCGACGAATTCGGAATGAAACTCCCCTGGGCTACCCAGGTGCTGATCGACACATCCAACTGGTTTGCCGCCTATTGGTGGGTGATTCCGCTCTTTCCCATGGGGATATTCTTCCTGCTAAAACTCATACGCTTGAGTAGAGCCGGGAATTATGCGTTAGACAGGATCACGCTCTGGATACCCGTGGTGGGCAAACTCGTTGAAAAAACGATTGTTGCCCGCACCATGCGAACACTTGGGACCCTGGTTAGTTCCGGCGTGCCGATTCTAGAAGCGTTAGCGATCGTTCGAGAAACTGCCAATAATGCTGTCTTCGAACGGGCATTCCAGCGCGTTTATGAGTCGATTCGGGAAGGGGATACGATTTCCGAACCGCTTCGTGAGAGCCGCTTAGTCGATGACATGGTTGTGAACATGATCGAGGTCGGCGAAGAAACCGGTGACCTGGATACCATGTTATATAAGATCGCGGATTTTTATGATGAAGAAGTGGATACATTGGTGAAGAGCTTAATTAGCTTGCTCGAACCAATCATGATCGTGGTGCTCGGTTTTATCATCGGTGCCATCGTGATTTCGTTGTTCTTGCCGTTGATTAAGCTGCTGGAAGGCTTGAGTAAGTAA
- a CDS encoding prepilin-type N-terminal cleavage/methylation domain-containing protein — protein sequence MRTHARIRPGFTLVELIVVISIIGTIAGAVLLMVPSLDRQGRAARGADQLQGWLLIAKQQALRDQRPRGLRMITDPSNPGRITQLEYIEEPEPYVPPKEAILSLFFQGGQYRGTLSNPTTPGISMAPEVVSALQPGDWLEIQLSGTMYRITAVDAASGLISFESNSKLDEIPTNGKAMVLSNGFQFIRALRPMVGEDPLTLPKGVFINMATSQMPARDIVFSPSGQLVGQSLGRTIIWVQDEEDSGPPTLICIYGRTGQIAAHPVSSSGDPYEFTRDGKSSGL from the coding sequence ATGCGGACCCATGCGAGGATTCGTCCGGGGTTCACCCTGGTTGAATTAATTGTGGTGATTAGCATCATTGGCACCATCGCCGGTGCGGTGTTGCTCATGGTGCCGTCGTTAGACCGACAAGGTCGCGCGGCACGCGGAGCCGACCAACTCCAAGGCTGGTTGTTAATTGCGAAGCAACAAGCGCTCCGCGATCAACGTCCTCGTGGGTTGCGAATGATCACCGATCCTTCCAACCCGGGGCGGATCACGCAATTGGAATATATCGAAGAGCCAGAGCCGTATGTTCCTCCGAAGGAAGCGATTTTGTCGTTATTCTTTCAAGGCGGACAATATCGAGGGACGCTATCAAATCCAACAACTCCAGGTATTTCGATGGCTCCTGAAGTGGTTTCAGCACTTCAGCCAGGTGATTGGTTAGAAATTCAATTATCTGGGACGATGTATCGAATTACCGCCGTTGATGCAGCAAGTGGATTGATCTCGTTTGAATCCAACTCAAAATTGGATGAAATCCCAACTAATGGGAAAGCGATGGTGTTGTCGAATGGGTTTCAATTCATTCGCGCACTACGCCCAATGGTTGGAGAAGATCCGTTAACACTTCCAAAGGGAGTGTTTATCAACATGGCCACTTCACAAATGCCTGCGAGAGATATTGTTTTTTCTCCATCGGGACAATTGGTTGGTCAATCTCTTGGGCGGACAATTATTTGGGTCCAGGATGAAGAAGATTCTGGCCCGCCAACGTTGATTTGTATCTATGGGCGGACTGGTCAGATTGCGGCACATCCGGTGAGTTCGTCTGGTGATCCCTACGAGTTCACTCGAGATGGGAAAAGCTCAGGGCTGTGA
- a CDS encoding PilW family protein: MYLKQTFSSKRSGFTLVELMVAAAISISIMVILSEAFTAGIDTFRKLKTIGDQQELLRSASIILRRDLAAEHFGEATESWNGPFLSDQRLDLSDNPTPPMLPSTIYSEPNGWRPPPRGFFRFVQSTPKVPFNLGNIVSAGYSDEPVDFDLLPSSIARDHLLHFTVKLPGNRVHQLFQTSRIPPAYIAVSPPGFQGDGIFYSPWAEVAYWMEPSGERSSGEDGSPGLPLYTLHRRQRLLVDTPLNKGTGFPPGHPLNVTSDPNLTFPDVSWHQRLDGSTVSWEPNTPETITNPARRGLIGEGFPGTLSVVPRPATLQFPVALEPSPTGTPIRSGDDILLTNVISFQIRACYDTVPTTPPTPAIGSPEFRDLPSPGLNALYNAWGARVFDTWTRTEEPFRSRWFSYGKTTPEITIATLPLRIRIKAFEIQIRIWDTKHQATRQMTILQDV; this comes from the coding sequence ATGTATTTGAAACAAACATTCTCATCGAAACGGTCAGGTTTCACCCTTGTTGAGCTCATGGTCGCCGCTGCGATCAGTATCAGCATTATGGTGATTTTGTCCGAAGCGTTTACCGCAGGGATCGATACGTTTCGAAAGTTAAAGACGATCGGCGACCAGCAAGAATTGTTGCGATCCGCCTCGATCATCTTACGTCGAGATCTTGCAGCAGAACATTTCGGTGAGGCAACCGAAAGTTGGAACGGACCGTTTCTGAGTGATCAACGGTTGGATCTTTCTGACAATCCAACCCCCCCAATGTTGCCGTCAACGATTTACTCGGAACCAAATGGTTGGCGGCCACCGCCACGCGGTTTCTTTCGGTTTGTTCAATCCACGCCGAAGGTGCCATTTAACCTTGGCAATATTGTATCGGCTGGATATTCCGATGAACCAGTTGATTTTGATCTGTTGCCGTCGTCAATTGCACGGGATCATCTCTTGCATTTTACGGTGAAATTGCCAGGGAACCGTGTTCATCAGTTGTTTCAAACAAGCCGAATTCCACCTGCTTATATTGCTGTCAGTCCTCCAGGATTTCAGGGAGATGGGATTTTCTACTCTCCTTGGGCAGAAGTGGCGTATTGGATGGAACCTAGTGGCGAACGTTCGAGTGGTGAAGATGGTTCGCCAGGATTGCCACTCTACACTCTGCATCGTCGTCAACGATTGTTAGTCGATACTCCGTTGAACAAAGGCACCGGATTTCCTCCGGGCCATCCTCTGAATGTGACAAGCGATCCGAATCTTACGTTTCCGGACGTGAGTTGGCATCAACGGTTGGATGGTAGCACTGTTTCGTGGGAACCGAACACACCGGAAACAATTACGAATCCTGCTCGTCGTGGTTTGATCGGTGAGGGGTTCCCTGGGACACTTTCGGTTGTCCCTAGGCCAGCGACTTTGCAGTTTCCAGTCGCTCTTGAGCCTTCTCCAACCGGAACCCCGATTCGAAGTGGCGATGATATTCTCTTGACGAATGTGATCTCGTTTCAGATTCGAGCGTGCTATGATACCGTCCCGACAACGCCTCCAACGCCAGCAATTGGCTCACCTGAATTCCGAGATCTTCCGAGCCCTGGTTTAAATGCCTTGTATAATGCTTGGGGAGCTCGGGTATTCGATACTTGGACACGAACCGAAGAGCCGTTCCGGTCTCGTTGGTTTTCGTATGGGAAGACGACCCCTGAGATCACAATTGCCACGTTGCCGTTACGAATCCGAATTAAAGCATTTGAGATTCAAATTCGGATCTGGGATACAAAGCATCAAGCCACCCGTCAGATGACAATTCTCCAAGACGTTTGA
- a CDS encoding type II secretion system protein has translation MRTTLPTRSHRLGFTLIELLVVIAIIGILMGLTLAAVQQVRGKANDVKVREEIAQIESSIAAFKQHFEVDYLPNAFLLAPNYGDPSLAGNPLAAASQAYLRRMFPRMNLASTGLPATTLNGNQCLVFFLSGGPITNFSGFSSNPSAPFATGGTRMGPLLELNAKRLNANNELIDPWGNPYVYFTAINRGYNSHPLNPTTATPTGVSMTFFSQSINGGAPKPLNATGFQMISAGNNKAFGPGGLWAPGGGVYGGASPGADDVANFHPRVLGAP, from the coding sequence ATGCGGACAACATTGCCAACCCGATCCCATCGATTGGGCTTTACGCTGATTGAGTTGTTAGTCGTGATTGCGATTATCGGCATTCTCATGGGGCTGACCCTTGCCGCCGTCCAACAGGTTCGAGGCAAGGCGAATGATGTGAAAGTTCGTGAAGAAATCGCGCAAATCGAAAGTTCGATTGCTGCGTTCAAGCAGCATTTTGAAGTGGATTATCTCCCCAACGCATTTTTGTTAGCTCCCAACTATGGTGATCCTTCGTTGGCCGGGAACCCGCTTGCCGCCGCGAGCCAAGCTTATCTCCGTCGAATGTTTCCGCGGATGAATCTGGCTTCAACTGGCTTGCCCGCAACAACACTCAACGGCAACCAATGCTTGGTCTTTTTCTTAAGCGGTGGACCGATTACGAATTTCTCAGGATTTTCTTCCAATCCTTCGGCTCCGTTTGCAACGGGTGGGACCCGCATGGGACCACTGCTCGAATTGAACGCGAAACGGTTGAATGCAAATAACGAATTAATTGACCCATGGGGGAACCCATACGTCTATTTCACCGCCATTAATCGAGGATACAACAGTCATCCGTTAAATCCCACAACTGCTACTCCGACCGGGGTTTCGATGACCTTTTTCTCGCAATCAATTAACGGTGGTGCACCCAAACCGTTGAATGCGACTGGGTTCCAAATGATTTCTGCCGGGAATAACAAAGCGTTCGGTCCAGGCGGATTATGGGCACCTGGCGGTGGTGTCTATGGAGGGGCATCCCCCGGCGCAGATGATGTGGCGAACTTCCATCCGCGAGTGTTAGGCGCGCCTTGA
- a CDS encoding type II secretion system protein yields MKVHSNSSRRSGFSLIELLAVLAIIGVIAAISVGVLFRVSGSSQVRTQEKNLQKIDTLLQQHIKAVVDMARDETIPPVVIDQLARGNRVRARVIWTKMRLRSEFPTTYAEANDSSSPSVKSSYWRSLRLRDSTPPPVFAGVPMESAILLNLALRESRRGISTTLDDVLGANTCVTWNVGNRQGLVIPDIWGRPLLFIRWPWPAAVQAALAAELNAPPFALNAGKLDPFDPENWLSQGWNGAAPSGAELIALTNAIGHPLPSQNYTPFVLSAGPDREYFTGDDLLSFRLRESGQRGN; encoded by the coding sequence ATGAAGGTTCATTCCAATTCTTCCCGTCGATCAGGCTTCTCATTAATCGAGTTGCTCGCGGTTCTCGCGATTATCGGTGTGATTGCTGCCATTTCGGTCGGGGTGTTATTTCGAGTGTCCGGCAGTTCCCAGGTGCGAACTCAGGAAAAGAATCTCCAGAAAATTGATACGCTGCTCCAACAGCATATCAAAGCCGTTGTGGATATGGCGCGAGATGAGACGATTCCCCCCGTCGTGATTGACCAACTCGCACGTGGGAATCGGGTGCGGGCGCGGGTGATCTGGACGAAGATGCGGCTGCGATCGGAATTTCCAACGACATATGCCGAAGCGAACGATTCAAGCTCGCCATCGGTGAAATCTAGTTATTGGCGATCGTTGCGGTTGCGAGATAGCACGCCGCCGCCGGTGTTCGCCGGGGTTCCCATGGAATCTGCGATTCTGCTTAACCTGGCACTTCGTGAGAGCCGTCGAGGGATTTCGACTACGTTAGATGATGTGCTTGGTGCCAATACCTGTGTGACCTGGAATGTTGGGAACCGTCAAGGGCTTGTAATTCCTGATATTTGGGGACGGCCATTATTGTTTATTCGCTGGCCGTGGCCGGCTGCTGTTCAGGCGGCGTTGGCTGCCGAACTGAATGCACCGCCGTTTGCATTAAATGCCGGGAAACTCGATCCGTTCGATCCTGAGAATTGGCTTTCTCAAGGCTGGAATGGAGCCGCTCCGAGCGGAGCCGAGTTAATCGCATTAACGAATGCAATTGGCCATCCGTTACCCAGCCAAAATTATACTCCGTTTGTTCTCTCAGCGGGACCGGATCGTGAGTATTTTACCGGTGACGATCTCCTAAGTTTCCGGCTGCGTGAGAGCGGTCAACGGGGGAATTAA
- a CDS encoding GspE/PulE family protein → MAKGRGDFTDLLIRNKVLGAEQLEEARAYANSTGLKLQEAIVKSGYASVKEVMSAVAEFNNLQFVDMNEVEIPKSVIELVPESVARENVVIPLALEGNVLKIITSDPSNYEAMQKLQFILNKDVQPVLADHEQIREAINRQYGQNETESVDSMLSEFTDTAIDNTNLESAVAHSAVDESDAPVVKLCNLIIQEAVSARASDIHIEPFDDRVRVRYRIDGVLTERDACPRRLLLPMLSRFKIMSNIDISEKRRPQDGRIKMSISGRHYDLRVSMLPTVHGQSAVMRILDRSNIQVGIKDLGFYEEDYQKFQQVIKRPNGIFLVTGPTGSGKTTTLYAAMNELNRPDRKIITAEDPVEYYLPGINQVEVKHQIGLNFARIIRAMLRQAPNIILVGEIRDKETAEIAVQASLTGHLVFSTLHTNDAPSAVTRLADIGVAPFLIASSVIAIMGQRLVRVNCSKCKQPYTPPAHELRAAGITPEMAAKANFMRGVGCSHCRGNGFRGRLAIFEMLKMNSRIREMTFAQEPAQTLRKEARKTGMRTLLEDGISKALKGLTTVDEVLDTCHAETEVGA, encoded by the coding sequence ATGGCCAAAGGACGCGGTGATTTCACCGATCTGTTAATTCGCAACAAAGTGCTCGGGGCCGAGCAGTTGGAAGAAGCTCGTGCCTATGCCAACTCGACCGGGTTGAAACTTCAAGAAGCGATTGTGAAATCGGGCTACGCTTCTGTCAAGGAAGTGATGTCCGCCGTCGCCGAATTTAATAATCTTCAGTTCGTTGACATGAATGAGGTGGAAATCCCCAAGTCGGTCATCGAATTGGTGCCCGAATCGGTCGCGCGCGAAAACGTGGTCATCCCGCTCGCTTTGGAAGGGAACGTTCTCAAGATTATTACGAGCGATCCTTCGAATTACGAAGCGATGCAAAAGCTGCAGTTCATTCTGAACAAAGACGTGCAGCCCGTGCTGGCCGATCATGAGCAAATCCGCGAAGCGATCAACCGACAATATGGTCAGAATGAGACCGAGTCGGTTGACTCGATGCTGAGCGAGTTCACCGATACGGCCATTGACAATACCAACCTCGAATCTGCAGTCGCACATTCGGCAGTCGATGAAAGCGATGCGCCGGTCGTGAAGCTCTGCAACCTGATCATTCAGGAAGCCGTTTCCGCCCGAGCTTCCGATATTCATATCGAACCGTTTGATGATCGTGTTCGCGTGCGATATCGGATCGATGGCGTGTTGACCGAGCGCGATGCCTGCCCCCGTCGTCTGTTGCTGCCGATGCTGTCTCGCTTCAAGATTATGTCGAATATCGATATTTCTGAAAAGCGACGTCCGCAAGACGGTCGGATCAAGATGTCGATCAGCGGTAGACACTATGATTTGCGTGTGAGCATGTTGCCGACCGTCCATGGCCAATCGGCGGTCATGCGGATTCTGGACCGCAGCAACATTCAAGTCGGCATCAAAGACTTGGGCTTCTATGAGGAAGATTATCAGAAGTTCCAACAAGTCATCAAGCGACCGAACGGGATTTTCCTGGTGACTGGTCCGACCGGCTCGGGGAAGACCACCACGCTTTACGCGGCGATGAACGAACTGAATCGCCCGGATCGCAAGATCATCACGGCCGAGGATCCGGTGGAATACTACCTACCTGGAATCAACCAGGTGGAAGTCAAGCACCAGATCGGTCTGAACTTTGCACGAATTATCCGCGCGATGCTCCGCCAAGCTCCCAACATCATCCTGGTGGGAGAAATTCGCGATAAAGAAACTGCAGAAATTGCTGTGCAAGCCTCCTTGACGGGACACTTGGTATTCAGCACACTGCACACGAACGATGCGCCCTCTGCTGTGACACGCTTGGCCGATATCGGTGTTGCTCCGTTTTTGATCGCATCCTCCGTGATTGCGATCATGGGGCAACGATTAGTGCGTGTGAATTGCTCAAAATGTAAACAGCCGTATACTCCGCCTGCACATGAACTGCGCGCCGCTGGCATCACCCCCGAGATGGCTGCCAAAGCCAACTTCATGCGGGGCGTCGGCTGCAGTCACTGCCGGGGCAACGGATTCCGCGGTCGATTGGCCATTTTCGAGATGCTCAAGATGAATTCTCGAATCCGAGAAATGACCTTCGCTCAAGAACCCGCGCAAACCCTGCGAAAGGAAGCCCGCAAAACTGGGATGCGCACACTGCTGGAAGATGGGATTTCCAAAGCACTTAAGGGCTTGACCACGGTGGATGAAGTGCTCGACACCTGCCATGCAGAAACCGAAGTGGGCGCGTAA
- a CDS encoding type IV pilus modification PilV family protein, translating into MKAQRFRRDGFSLTEVLIAIFVMSIGLISLMVLFPFGALQMANAIKDDRTAAIADNAHVWLKTMWRRTWVNENNVLRDTASAELIQPFISDLKAVSPSFEKEPSRPVLLDPIGVFSRIAQPPAISGWVAGEAGEQRIHRRNINLYTTATPLPQLAQLLQNFSMQDDINFSQSGSTFIPTSPATERYGTYNWSYLVRRERESRNYEMRVWIMVFQRRAPDILNQESAVTANIVRGDPLIQLLNPSPSIPLRKGAWVLDASRLQTGTATNPYFLQQTAWYRIMNISDDGSQIEVDPPPQWSAPNALSNPPSPEPGMLYIFDTIEQGRMVEVFDRGVITPFSPPVP; encoded by the coding sequence ATGAAGGCCCAACGATTTCGCCGAGACGGGTTTTCCCTCACCGAGGTATTAATTGCCATCTTTGTGATGTCGATTGGGCTTATCTCGTTGATGGTGTTATTCCCGTTTGGGGCGTTGCAGATGGCGAATGCGATCAAAGATGATCGCACTGCCGCAATTGCTGATAATGCTCACGTTTGGCTGAAAACGATGTGGAGACGAACGTGGGTTAATGAAAATAATGTTCTACGAGACACTGCTTCTGCGGAGTTGATTCAACCATTTATATCGGATTTGAAGGCAGTTTCGCCATCGTTTGAGAAGGAGCCTAGTCGTCCGGTGTTATTGGATCCGATTGGAGTTTTTTCACGAATTGCTCAGCCACCTGCAATTTCTGGGTGGGTTGCTGGCGAGGCGGGGGAACAACGAATCCATCGGCGTAACATTAATCTGTACACAACGGCGACACCGCTCCCACAACTTGCACAGTTGCTACAAAATTTTAGTATGCAGGATGATATTAATTTCAGTCAGTCTGGCTCGACGTTTATTCCAACATCTCCTGCGACTGAGCGATATGGGACTTACAATTGGTCATATTTAGTGAGACGCGAACGAGAGTCTCGCAACTACGAAATGCGTGTCTGGATCATGGTGTTTCAGCGACGCGCTCCAGATATTCTTAATCAAGAATCTGCAGTCACTGCAAACATTGTGCGTGGCGATCCGTTAATTCAGTTGTTGAATCCCTCACCAAGCATTCCTCTCCGAAAAGGAGCGTGGGTTCTCGACGCAAGCCGGCTTCAAACTGGAACTGCAACAAACCCGTATTTCCTGCAACAGACGGCTTGGTATCGCATCATGAATATTTCAGATGATGGGAGTCAGATTGAAGTAGATCCTCCACCACAATGGTCGGCTCCTAATGCATTATCCAATCCCCCATCGCCTGAACCAGGTATGCTGTATATTTTCGATACGATTGAACAAGGGCGGATGGTTGAAGTGTTTGATCGTGGTGTGATTACCCCGTTTTCGCCACCTGTGCCGTAA
- a CDS encoding GspE/PulE family protein has product MDQVLVDLGFLDELQREELLDESRTSDTSFERVALDRGLVNEDQLLQATAELHGMKLANLDELKPSEAALKLVQEPMANLYKVLPLSYENDVLTVVLGDPNNSQALDEIRNFLGIRQVTALLAPVRVLEEALQHAYAGKQESITDLIASLEADTSLGYAGGRANSIDISSLTEIADAAPVRKLINMVLLMAIRDHASDIHFEPFEDEYKMRYRCDGVLYEMVPPPRHLAMAIASRIKVMANLDIAERRLPQDGRIELNLGGSPVDMRVSVLPTMFGESVVIRVLDRTVVNLDLDKIGMESELLAKFRQLIRKPNGITLVTGPTGAGKTTTLYSALSELNQITDKLITTEDPVEYEIDGIIQCPINAEIDLTFAAALRAILRQDPDKILVGEIRDLETAQIAIQAALTGHMVFSTLHTNDAPSTITRLRDMGVEPYLITATVEGILAQRLVRKICPVCRTQYEPSREQLMELNLTAEQGRQMKFFYGEGCNRCNNLGFKGRLGIYELVVMDDAIRDMISRGASTDQLRVFCRGRGFGSLRDAGLRALNNGMSTIDEIVRETVLEDEG; this is encoded by the coding sequence ATCGACCAAGTGTTAGTCGATCTCGGGTTCTTAGATGAACTCCAACGAGAAGAATTGTTAGACGAATCGCGAACGTCTGATACGAGTTTCGAACGCGTCGCGTTAGACCGTGGGTTGGTCAACGAAGATCAATTGCTTCAGGCCACCGCTGAATTGCATGGAATGAAGCTTGCGAATCTTGATGAACTGAAGCCGTCAGAAGCGGCATTAAAGCTCGTTCAAGAGCCAATGGCAAACCTGTATAAAGTTTTGCCGTTATCTTATGAAAATGATGTGCTGACCGTGGTTCTTGGCGATCCCAACAATTCCCAAGCACTCGACGAAATCCGGAACTTTCTCGGCATTCGACAAGTGACCGCGTTGTTAGCTCCGGTGCGTGTGTTAGAGGAAGCACTTCAGCACGCCTATGCTGGCAAACAAGAGTCGATCACCGATCTGATTGCCTCGCTCGAAGCGGATACCAGTCTGGGGTACGCCGGTGGTCGAGCGAACTCGATTGATATCTCCTCATTAACGGAAATTGCGGACGCTGCACCAGTGCGGAAGCTCATTAACATGGTGCTTCTGATGGCGATCCGCGACCATGCATCGGATATTCACTTCGAACCATTTGAAGATGAATATAAGATGCGGTATCGATGTGATGGCGTGTTATATGAGATGGTGCCACCGCCGCGTCACTTAGCCATGGCGATTGCCTCACGGATTAAGGTGATGGCGAACCTCGATATTGCCGAACGGCGGTTGCCGCAAGACGGTCGGATCGAGTTGAACCTGGGTGGCAGCCCGGTGGATATGCGTGTGAGTGTGCTGCCGACAATGTTTGGTGAGAGCGTGGTTATCCGCGTGCTCGACCGAACCGTTGTGAATCTCGATTTGGATAAGATCGGGATGGAATCGGAATTGCTGGCGAAATTCCGCCAACTGATCCGCAAGCCGAACGGGATTACGCTGGTGACCGGACCGACTGGTGCCGGAAAAACCACGACATTGTATTCCGCGTTATCGGAATTAAACCAAATCACAGATAAGCTCATCACAACCGAAGATCCGGTTGAATACGAAATCGATGGGATTATTCAGTGCCCGATTAACGCTGAAATTGATCTCACATTTGCCGCGGCGCTTCGCGCGATCCTCCGTCAAGATCCAGACAAAATTCTCGTGGGAGAGATTCGTGACCTGGAAACGGCACAAATTGCAATTCAGGCCGCGTTAACGGGACACATGGTGTTCAGCACGCTCCACACGAACGATGCGCCAAGTACCATTACCCGACTGCGAGATATGGGTGTTGAGCCATATCTGATCACGGCTACGGTGGAAGGGATCTTGGCTCAACGGTTGGTGCGGAAGATTTGCCCGGTTTGTCGAACCCAATATGAGCCGAGTCGTGAACAACTCATGGAATTAAATCTGACTGCCGAACAAGGCCGTCAAATGAAATTCTTTTATGGGGAAGGGTGCAACCGCTGTAACAACTTGGGCTTTAAAGGCCGCTTAGGTATTTATGAACTGGTTGTGATGGATGATGCGATTCGCGACATGATTTCTCGCGGTGCATCAACCGATCAACTGCGGGTGTTCTGTCGAGGGCGTGGTTTCGGAAGCCTTCGAGATGCAGGGTTACGAGCCTTAAACAATGGGATGTCCACCATTGATGAAATCGTTCGTGAAACTGTGTTGGAAGATGAAGGTTGA
- a CDS encoding type IV pilus twitching motility protein PilT, whose translation MASVQMEKLLATIIQLKASDLHITVGQPPVVRHHGRMKRLETKSLDNDDTTALMKSITPDRCQQELSEKGGSDFAIEYINGFRFRVAVFKQRGSIGMVLRRIPSQFLTFEQLHMPEAIRSLIVRPRGLLLVTGPTGSGKTTSLSSMINFLNDNYDRHIITLEDPIEYYHKHKKCTVNQREIGVDVPDFKEGIRRALRMDPDIILVGEMRDLATIHAAIEAAETGHIVFGTLHTSGAASTVNRIIDVFPKDQQDQVRTQLSTALIGVLSQALLPKKPEGVIAAYEMMVVTPAIQNLIRENKTFRINSAIQTGRKHGMFLLDDSLFRLWKEGLCDKEEVLQKAANPAELSVKIGAAEKGILDPDEMDDDDDDDDYDDDDD comes from the coding sequence GTGGCTTCTGTTCAGATGGAAAAGTTGCTCGCGACCATCATTCAGCTCAAAGCGAGTGACTTGCATATCACTGTGGGACAGCCCCCCGTGGTGCGGCATCACGGTCGGATGAAGCGGCTGGAAACCAAATCGTTGGATAACGACGATACCACCGCGCTGATGAAATCGATCACCCCCGACCGATGCCAACAAGAACTGTCGGAAAAAGGGGGGAGTGACTTTGCGATCGAATATATTAACGGGTTTCGCTTCCGGGTCGCCGTGTTTAAACAACGCGGTAGTATCGGGATGGTTTTGCGACGGATTCCCAGCCAGTTCCTCACCTTCGAGCAACTCCATATGCCCGAGGCGATCCGATCGTTGATCGTTCGCCCACGCGGTTTGTTGCTCGTGACTGGTCCGACCGGCTCAGGGAAAACCACCAGCTTGTCGAGCATGATTAACTTCTTAAATGATAATTATGATCGACATATCATTACCCTGGAAGACCCGATTGAGTATTATCACAAACATAAAAAATGCACGGTGAATCAACGCGAAATCGGCGTTGATGTGCCGGACTTCAAGGAAGGGATTCGTCGCGCGTTGCGGATGGACCCCGACATCATTCTCGTCGGTGAAATGCGTGACTTGGCCACGATTCACGCGGCTATCGAAGCGGCGGAAACCGGTCACATTGTGTTCGGAACCCTGCACACTTCAGGTGCGGCCAGCACAGTGAACCGAATCATCGACGTGTTCCCCAAGGATCAACAAGACCAGGTGCGAACGCAGCTGTCGACGGCTCTCATCGGAGTGCTTTCTCAGGCGCTATTGCCGAAGAAGCCAGAAGGTGTGATCGCCGCCTATGAAATGATGGTCGTGACGCCTGCGATTCAGAACCTGATTCGTGAAAATAAAACATTCCGAATCAACTCCGCCATTCAAACCGGGCGGAAACACGGGATGTTTTTGTTAGACGATTCGTTATTCCGGCTCTGGAAAGAAGGGCTATGCGATAAGGAAGAAGTGCTGCAAAAAGCGGCGAATCCTGCAGAATTGTCCGTGAAAATTGGTGCTGCTGAGAAGGGCATCCTCGATCCGGATGAAATGGACGATGATGATGACGACGATGATTACGATGATGATGATGATTGA